Within Anopheles nili chromosome 3, idAnoNiliSN_F5_01, whole genome shotgun sequence, the genomic segment AATCGAAACGGATATCTAGAGCCGTCTTAGCTTAGTATATTTCtaaaagatgaaataaaattcgcTTACAGCTGTAACattcaaaaaagaaataattactTCATATTAGATACATGTATAATACGAAGAAAACtgaatttttatatttattgtcAGGAATGATTATtcatgaaaaagaaataaatatacTAGAATTTAACTACAATACAAATTTATTTGTACATGCTCATACAGCTGAATTTGTAgctttttgtttaatttagcCTCTCGACTAAGCatgtgttgatttttataagtagtttcattttttattctaaacATCAATCGATGCAATCGAAAAGGTTGTTAACGCACGtgaaatttccttttttttgtagctcaGTGGATTATCTGTTTTCCGGAGACCAGCTGTATCAATGAAGAGCATTAGTATCGTTCACATGTATTTCTACCTAAACTATTAAATTTGTAGCTTCGAATATTAGTCTAACAAACATCTCGAGAAACAAGTCGAACACAATATGTAATTTATgataataatcaaaatttagTTTGAAAACTAAATAAACGACTATTTAAAGATCACGCACCAAACTCATGGATAATAAAAGCCTTAATAGCTGTAACGTGAAATTGCGTGTAAATTCTGTATAACCACTGCGAAATAAGTTTGTGTCTACCGATGAACGATCATTCGCATATTACCACCATTTCTGAATAGTCTGTGATTTGTAACAATGGTACAGGCTACAAGTTACACTACTTCATCAATGGCGCTATTGTTAGTACTGATCATCATCGGCGTTAATGTACCATATTCAAcaacatttcattcatttccctTTGTTGTATTATTTCAATTGCTATGAtattgaaatatgaaaaaataaccattttCTCTAGTGGCTGCCAAGTAGTAAGCAGTAGGGTTTTGTTAAGCTTTACTGCGAAGTTTTTTGCCATGAATAACGCATCAGCATTCCGTTTCAGGTATCGTATTGCTCTCTTATAGTGATGATACACTTTCATCGTACTGAATCtagtttttttaatattagtGTAATATTTGCAAACCTAGCTTCAgcgtttcgatttgtttgctttgacCAGTACAATGTGCAGTGCAGAGTTGAAAATCTAAATCCACTAGAGGAAGGAACCTACGTTATGCGACACGTTCCTGAACAAGCGTACATTCTATTGATGACTCAGCTCAATACCACAACTGTCGATCATCTACTCCTGGGAAAGCTCATGCCAAGCATCAAGCACCTATACATTGTGGACTCTAGTCGCGTGAAAAATATTCTCATGCCTGCGAACAACAACGTAGAACGTCTGATTATAACCAACACTCCGCTGACCGCTATAGTGTTTGAGGAAAACGCCGCACTATCCTGGTTGACGATGGTTGAAACCGAACTGAACCACATACCCGCGTCACTGGGTCGCTTAAGTAACTTGTTACACTTCAAACTCAATCAATCCCCAATGCGACATTTCGATCTGGATATCTTTTGCAATTTCCAGAAGCTAGAGACGATAGACCTGGAGTACAATCGTATAGAATCTGTGATTTCACGCGAGTACTTTCACGAATGCTGCAAATCTTTACAGCACATCAATTTCAAACACAACGCACTGAAACGAATCGATGTGAATATGTTGGCACCATACAGCAAACTTCAAGACGTCt encodes:
- the LOC128724024 gene encoding prolargin-like; its protein translation is MTQLNTTTVDHLLLGKLMPSIKHLYIVDSSRVKNILMPANNNVERLIITNTPLTAIVFEENAALSWLTMVETELNHIPASLGRLSNLLHFKLNQSPMRHFDLDIFCNFQKLETIDLEYNRIESVISREYFHECCKSLQHINFKHNALKRIDVNMLAPYSKLQDVYFANNLIASLTGRLKHILMFSVTLNDNSLKTLDLCEWGPLSKMITFYVRRNNLIEIPKCLNQLQNLEIIVDHLLLGELTTSVTHLHIVNSSCVKNIVMPANNNVERLTITNTPLSAIEFEENAALSWLMLEEADLNHIPATLSTIFF